The Vibrio nitrifigilis genome window below encodes:
- a CDS encoding NAD(P)H-binding protein, whose translation MSRVVIIGAGWLGQPLAQSLLKQQMKVSVTKTQMAGVEMLAKQGIPSFLCNLTTPDALTEQLFQRQCDTVIGCFPPGFRRGNGDEYAHYWGNLVTHAHAAGVKKIIMISSTSVYPNLGQIMHEEDASYSLALNNDTFTDNARILLKAEQCVIDSGLDYVIIRCSGLFGADRHPARFATRLKSVSSEAPANMLHQKDAIGITEFSLRHLSRQVINATTPNTVSKAQFYQAALDIIGSKEPLPPINDLPFKQIVSDKLIRLGYSFHYTNTLEALSDNE comes from the coding sequence ATGAGTCGAGTGGTGATTATCGGTGCAGGTTGGCTTGGTCAGCCATTGGCCCAATCTTTGTTAAAGCAGCAAATGAAAGTTAGCGTCACTAAAACCCAAATGGCTGGTGTTGAGATGCTTGCCAAACAAGGGATCCCAAGTTTTCTTTGCAATCTCACAACACCCGATGCCCTAACAGAACAGCTGTTTCAACGTCAGTGTGACACTGTTATTGGTTGCTTTCCCCCTGGTTTTCGTCGCGGTAACGGCGACGAATACGCTCATTACTGGGGTAACTTAGTGACACACGCTCATGCGGCGGGTGTAAAGAAAATCATCATGATCAGTTCAACATCGGTCTACCCTAACCTTGGTCAAATTATGCATGAAGAAGATGCCAGTTACAGCCTAGCGCTAAACAATGACACCTTCACCGATAATGCTCGCATCCTATTAAAAGCAGAACAGTGTGTGATCGATTCAGGATTAGACTATGTCATTATTCGTTGCAGCGGCCTGTTTGGTGCCGATCGTCACCCAGCTCGTTTTGCAACACGACTAAAATCTGTGAGTAGCGAGGCACCAGCCAATATGTTGCATCAGAAAGATGCGATAGGAATTACCGAATTTTCTCTGCGCCACCTTTCACGTCAAGTTATCAACGCGACGACCCCTAATACGGTGAGTAAGGCGCAATTCTACCAAGCTGCATTAGACATCATTGGATCAAAAGAGCCACTGCCACCAATCAATGATCTACCATTTAAACAGATAGTCAGTGATAAATTGATCCGGCTTGGGTATTCATTCCATTATACAAATACTCTGGAGGCACTGTCCGATAATGAGTAA
- a CDS encoding YdcF family protein translates to MSKHLYQHLETLWRYMQLDHQLQPADVIITMGSNDTRVAEHASNLYLQGLAPLIVFSGQHGRLTRGVFDTPEAERFAEVAIDAGVPQESILLEKRAQNSGENVRFSYELLSEHGIAPKRVILVHKPYKERRAYATFMKQWPTAVDSLQVTSCTNDFFEYLTEDMTLDLVIEQLLGDYERIVNYPDKGFQISQPIPEEVAQAYQALIKIFGNDAAA, encoded by the coding sequence ATGAGTAAACATCTATATCAACATTTAGAGACTTTATGGCGCTATATGCAGCTTGATCATCAACTGCAACCCGCCGATGTGATCATCACCATGGGAAGCAACGATACTCGTGTTGCCGAGCATGCCTCTAACCTTTACCTACAAGGATTAGCACCGTTGATTGTATTTAGTGGTCAACATGGTCGTCTTACCCGAGGAGTCTTTGATACACCGGAAGCAGAACGTTTTGCCGAAGTGGCGATTGACGCAGGCGTTCCTCAAGAAAGTATTCTGCTTGAAAAGCGTGCGCAAAATAGTGGCGAAAACGTGCGTTTCAGTTACGAACTATTGAGCGAACATGGTATTGCTCCCAAACGGGTTATTTTGGTGCACAAACCTTATAAAGAACGTCGCGCGTACGCGACTTTTATGAAGCAATGGCCAACGGCGGTCGATAGTTTACAAGTCACATCATGTACCAACGACTTTTTTGAATACCTGACTGAAGATATGACGTTAGATCTGGTCATTGAACAACTGCTTGGCGATTATGAACGTATCGTTAACTATCCGGATAAAGGATTTCAAATTAGCCAACCCATCCCAGAAGAAGTCGCTCAAGCTTATCAAGCGTTAATCAAGATCTTTGGTAACGACGCAGCGGCTTAA
- a CDS encoding thymidine kinase → MAQMYFYYSAMNAGKSTTLLQSAFNYKERGMTPAIFTAAIDDRFGVGKVSSRIGLEADAYLYHENSDLLADITVIHTQQKRHCILIDECQFLTKEQVHQLTEVVDKLGIPVLCYGLRTDFQGELFEGSKYLLAWADKLVELKTICHCGRKATMVIRTDEHGNPIKEGDQVAIGGNDKYVSVCRKHYKEALGI, encoded by the coding sequence TTGGCTCAGATGTATTTTTATTACTCAGCAATGAATGCGGGTAAATCTACGACGTTATTACAATCGGCATTTAACTATAAAGAGCGCGGTATGACGCCTGCGATCTTTACCGCAGCGATTGATGATCGATTTGGTGTGGGTAAAGTCAGTTCAAGAATTGGCCTAGAAGCCGATGCGTATCTTTATCATGAAAATTCGGATCTCTTGGCAGATATTACCGTGATTCATACCCAACAAAAACGTCACTGTATTTTGATTGATGAGTGTCAGTTTTTGACTAAAGAGCAGGTTCATCAATTAACAGAAGTTGTTGATAAATTAGGCATACCTGTACTTTGTTACGGATTAAGAACCGATTTTCAGGGCGAATTGTTTGAAGGCAGTAAATATCTGTTAGCGTGGGCGGATAAATTAGTCGAGTTAAAAACCATTTGTCACTGTGGCCGTAAAGCCACCATGGTGATTCGTACTGATGAGCATGGCAATCCAATTAAAGAAGGTGATCAGGTTGCTATCGGCGGTAACGACAAATATGTGTCAGTCTGTCGTAAGCACTATAAAGAAGCATTAGGCATTTAA
- the aspS gene encoding aspartate--tRNA ligase: MRSHYCGHLNKSLVGQTVELSGWVNRRRDLGGLIFIDMRDREGIVQVVIDPDMADVFAIANQLRSEFCITLTGTVRARPDSQINKDMATGEVEILATGLEIINRSEPLPLDSNQKNSEEQRLKYRYLDLRRPEMSDRIKLRAKASSFVRRFLDEQGFLDIETPVLTKATPEGARDYLVPSRVHKGKFYALPQSPQLFKQLLMMSGFDRYYQIVKCFRDEDLRADRQPEFTQIDIETSFMTAEEVRGVTETMVRDMWKELLDVDLGHFPIMEYSEAMRRFGSDKPDLRNPLEIVDVADIVKDVEFKVFAGPANDEKGRVAVLCVPGGAKLTRKQIDEYTQYVSVYGAKGLAWMKVNDREAGLDGIQSPVAKFLNEEVIGALLERTNAQSGDIILFGADKANVVTDALGALRLKVGLDLELTDLEAWAPLWVVDFPMFESDDEGNIAAMHHPFTSPLNVTPEELKANPSAANSNAYDMVLNGYEVGGGSVRIHNAQMQSAVFDVLGINEEEQRAKFGFLLDALKYGTPPHAGLAFGLDRLVMLLCGTENIRDVIAFPKTTAAACPLTNAPSYANPAALEELAITVKAAQEDQDA, encoded by the coding sequence ATGCGTAGCCATTATTGTGGTCACCTGAACAAGTCCCTCGTTGGACAAACTGTGGAACTGAGCGGCTGGGTTAACCGTCGTCGTGATTTAGGCGGTCTTATCTTCATTGATATGCGAGATCGTGAAGGTATCGTTCAGGTAGTTATCGATCCAGATATGGCTGACGTGTTTGCAATTGCGAACCAACTGCGCAGCGAATTCTGTATTACATTGACTGGTACAGTTCGTGCTCGCCCAGACAGCCAAATCAATAAAGACATGGCAACAGGTGAAGTGGAAATCTTGGCAACAGGGTTGGAAATCATTAACCGTTCAGAGCCGCTTCCACTTGACTCGAATCAAAAGAACTCAGAAGAGCAGCGTCTAAAATACCGCTACTTAGATTTACGTCGCCCTGAAATGAGCGATCGCATCAAATTGCGTGCTAAAGCATCAAGTTTCGTGCGCCGTTTCCTTGATGAGCAAGGCTTCTTAGATATTGAAACTCCAGTATTGACGAAAGCAACGCCAGAAGGTGCGCGCGACTACTTAGTTCCTAGCCGTGTACACAAAGGTAAATTCTACGCTTTACCACAGTCACCTCAGCTATTTAAACAGCTATTGATGATGTCTGGTTTTGATCGTTACTACCAAATCGTTAAATGTTTCCGTGATGAAGATTTGCGTGCAGACCGTCAGCCTGAATTCACTCAAATTGATATCGAAACGTCATTCATGACGGCGGAAGAAGTACGTGGTGTTACAGAAACCATGGTTCGTGATATGTGGAAAGAGTTACTCGATGTCGATCTAGGCCATTTCCCAATCATGGAATATAGCGAAGCAATGCGCCGTTTTGGTTCTGATAAACCAGACCTGCGTAACCCGCTAGAAATTGTTGATGTGGCTGACATCGTTAAAGACGTTGAATTTAAAGTTTTTGCTGGTCCTGCGAACGACGAAAAAGGCCGCGTAGCCGTACTTTGTGTGCCTGGTGGCGCTAAACTGACTCGTAAACAAATTGATGAATACACTCAGTATGTGTCGGTTTACGGTGCAAAAGGTTTAGCGTGGATGAAAGTGAATGATCGTGAAGCGGGTCTTGACGGTATTCAATCGCCAGTGGCTAAGTTCCTAAATGAAGAAGTGATCGGTGCTCTGTTAGAACGTACTAACGCTCAATCGGGTGACATCATTCTATTTGGTGCCGATAAAGCCAATGTTGTGACGGATGCTCTAGGCGCGCTACGTCTAAAAGTGGGTCTTGATTTAGAGCTGACGGATCTTGAAGCGTGGGCACCACTATGGGTTGTGGATTTCCCAATGTTTGAGAGTGATGACGAAGGTAACATCGCAGCGATGCACCATCCATTTACTTCACCGCTTAACGTAACACCAGAAGAACTGAAAGCTAATCCATCAGCTGCGAACTCAAATGCTTACGATATGGTTCTAAATGGTTACGAAGTGGGCGGTGGTTCTGTTCGTATTCACAATGCACAAATGCAGTCAGCTGTGTTCGATGTGTTGGGTATTAACGAAGAGGAACAACGTGCAAAATTCGGTTTCTTACTAGATGCTCTTAAATATGGTACACCACCACACGCTGGTTTAGCATTTGGTCTTGACCGTTTAGTGATGCTGCTGTGTGGCACTGAGAATATCCGTGATGTGATTGCTTTCCCTAAAACAACTGCAGCAGCGTGTCCATTGACGAACGCGCCAAGCTACGCAAATCCTGCTGCATTGGAAGAGCTAGCTATCACAGTTAAAGCAGCGCAAGAAGACCAAGACGCATAA
- a CDS encoding DUF72 domain-containing protein has translation MPSPTSRLLRLGLTMWSHSGWQSEFYGKGTQSSERLAKYASVFSTVEGNTTFYASPSAHTVLNWHDATPDEFRFTFKLPKQITHQNALRHSQQDVADFLQLMSPLAEKIGMWTIQLPANFGPDDFAALVQFCQQFPRDIPLGVEVRHPAFFAKQDAEKQLNQWLLEQGINRIIMDSRPVFAAKADNEVIIDAQKKKPRVPVHAIATAHSPMIRFIGHPDLDANLEFFAPWLSKLPAWIAQGKQPYLMIHTPDNVLAPQLAVKLYQQLQTQLDLTTLPSFPAAVDQQQLSMF, from the coding sequence ATGCCCTCACCTACTTCTCGGTTATTAAGACTAGGTTTGACTATGTGGTCACACTCGGGATGGCAGAGTGAATTTTATGGAAAAGGGACTCAATCGAGTGAGCGACTGGCTAAATACGCCAGTGTATTTAGCACTGTAGAAGGTAACACGACATTTTATGCTTCGCCTTCAGCACACACCGTCTTAAACTGGCATGATGCAACACCGGATGAGTTTCGTTTTACCTTCAAATTACCGAAACAAATCACCCATCAAAATGCGCTACGGCATAGTCAACAAGACGTCGCCGATTTTTTGCAGCTCATGTCCCCACTGGCAGAAAAAATTGGCATGTGGACCATTCAATTACCGGCCAATTTTGGACCCGATGATTTTGCAGCATTAGTGCAATTTTGCCAGCAATTTCCCAGAGACATTCCTTTAGGGGTCGAAGTACGCCATCCCGCATTTTTTGCGAAACAAGACGCCGAAAAACAGTTGAATCAATGGCTGTTAGAACAAGGTATCAACCGTATCATTATGGATAGCCGACCCGTTTTTGCGGCAAAAGCAGACAATGAAGTCATTATCGATGCGCAGAAAAAGAAACCTCGCGTTCCTGTACACGCCATTGCAACCGCTCACTCGCCGATGATTCGATTTATCGGCCACCCCGATCTCGATGCCAACTTAGAATTTTTTGCACCTTGGTTAAGTAAACTCCCTGCGTGGATAGCTCAAGGGAAACAACCCTACTTAATGATCCACACGCCAGACAATGTGTTAGCCCCTCAATTGGCGGTTAAGCTATACCAACAATTACAGACTCAGCTCGACTTAACCACACTACCCAGTTTTCCAGCAGCAGTCGATCAACAGCAACTGTCTATGTTTTAA
- the cmoA gene encoding carboxy-S-adenosyl-L-methionine synthase CmoA: MPNKDTIFSAPIDKIGDFTFDERVVEVFPDMIQRSVPGYSNIISAIGMLAERFAKPNTNVYDLGCSLGAATLSIRRHIEAQEGCQIIAVDNSHAMVERCKLHVNAYRSDTPVNVIEADIRDINIENASVVVMNFTLQFLSPEDRYALLENIYQGLRPGGILILSEKFVFANDKSHELLIDLHHDFKRANGYSELEISQKRSAIENVMLPDSIDTHKERFAKLGFSSFEVWFQCFNFGSMFAIK, translated from the coding sequence ATGCCTAATAAAGACACCATATTTTCAGCTCCAATCGATAAGATTGGTGATTTTACTTTTGACGAACGTGTCGTCGAAGTATTTCCTGATATGATTCAGCGCTCAGTGCCTGGTTATAGCAACATTATTTCAGCGATTGGTATGCTCGCCGAACGCTTTGCTAAACCAAACACGAACGTTTATGACCTTGGGTGTTCTTTAGGTGCTGCCACGCTCTCGATTCGTCGCCATATTGAAGCTCAAGAAGGTTGTCAGATCATTGCTGTCGATAATTCTCATGCGATGGTTGAACGCTGTAAATTGCACGTCAATGCCTACCGCTCAGATACACCGGTTAACGTTATTGAAGCCGATATTCGCGACATTAACATAGAAAACGCGTCTGTCGTGGTCATGAACTTCACGCTGCAATTCTTATCTCCAGAAGATCGCTACGCTCTATTAGAAAACATTTACCAAGGATTGCGCCCAGGCGGGATATTAATCCTGTCAGAGAAATTCGTTTTTGCTAACGACAAATCACATGAACTTCTTATCGATTTACACCATGATTTCAAACGAGCGAACGGTTACAGTGAACTAGAAATCAGTCAAAAGCGCAGTGCAATTGAAAATGTGATGCTGCCCGATTCCATCGATACGCACAAAGAACGCTTTGCTAAATTGGGCTTTAGTAGCTTTGAAGTTTGGTTCCAGTGTTTCAACTTTGGCTCAATGTTCGCCATTAAGTAA